The following coding sequences are from one Osmia bicornis bicornis chromosome 2, iOsmBic2.1, whole genome shotgun sequence window:
- the LOC114879850 gene encoding galactose mutarotase-like isoform X3, whose translation MVAASCEGSITVAKWGSIEGRSIEKYTLKNKSGQEVDIVTYGATITSVRTPDKHGNIADVVLGFDNIEGYLSKDNPYFGATVGRVANRIGGAEFVLNGTIYRLAKNSGKNSLHGGFKGWNSKIWNATIQGDRLVLSLLSEDGDEGYPGAAIASITFQLTTDGELRIEMKAFVTKPTPVNLTNHSYFNLAGHNTNSSELYKHRFTLNADRWTVTDTESIPTGEIRPVEGSLMDLRNSTTLGDVIDKLPAGGYDYNFCVTNANSNEKNLVAKVEHPASGRRLEVFSNQPGVQFYTANFLPAPGTAGVQGKNGSAYFKHAAFCLETQNYPDAVNHENFPNSILEPGQIYLHTVVYKFGVVA comes from the exons ATGGTAGCGGCAAGTTGCGAGGGATCGATAACAGTCGCGAAATGGGGATCGATCGAGGGTCGAAGCATAGAAAAATACacgttaaaaaataaatcggGTCAAGAGGTGGATATCGTAACGTACGGTGCAACGATAACGTCCGTTAGAACGCCGGATAAACATGGTAACATCGCAGACGTTGTTCTGGGCTTTGATAACATAGAAG gaTACTTGTCAAAAGACAACCCGTACTTTGGCGCGACCGTAGGAAGAGTCGCGAACCGTATAGGAGGGGCAGAGTTCGTTCTGAACGGAACGATATATCGTTTGGCTAAGAACTCGGGAAAGAACAGCCTTCACGGTGGTTTCAAGGGTTGGAACTCGAAAATATGGAACGCTACGATTCAAGGCGACCGTCTGGTGCTTTCCTTGTTGTCCGAGGATGGCGACGAAGGTTATCCCGGTGCTGCCATAGCCTCGATTACCTTCCAGCTAACCACCGACGGAGAATTACGCATCGAGATGAAAGCTTTCGTTACTAAACCAACACCTGTCAACTTGACTAATCATAGTTACTTCAATTTGGCTGGCCAT AATACTAATTCGAGCGAACTGTACAAACATCGATTCACCTTGAATGCGGATCGTTGGACGGTCACCGATACTGAAAGCATTCCCACCGGCGAAATTCGACCGGTCGAAGGTTCCCTCATGGATCTTAGAAACTCGACTACGCTTGGAGATGTGATCGATAAATTACCGGCTGGTGGTTACGATTACAATTTTTGCGTAACGAACGCTAATTCGAATGAAAAGAATCTGGTAGCTAAAGTTGAACATCCGGCTTCTGGAAGACGCTTGGAGGTTTTCTCGAATCAACCAGGTGTACAGTTTTACACGGCTAATTTTCTACCCGCACCTGGTACCGCGGGTGTTCAAGGCAAAAATGGAAGCGCGTATTTTAAACACGCAGCGTTTTGTTTAGAAACGCAAAACTATCCGGACGCTGTTAATCAT GAAAACTTCCCAAATAGCATTCTCGAACCTGGGCAAATCTATCTCCATACAGTTGTCTATAAGTTTGGAGTTGTAGCTTAA
- the LOC114879850 gene encoding galactose mutarotase-like isoform X2 — MEKTRSMVAASCEGSITVAKWGSIEGRSIEKYTLKNKSGQEVDIVTYGATITSVRTPDKHGNIADVVLGFDNIEGYLSKDNPYFGATVGRVANRIGGAEFVLNGTIYRLAKNSGKNSLHGGFKGWNSKIWNATIQGDRLVLSLLSEDGDEGYPGAAIASITFQLTTDGELRIEMKAFVTKPTPVNLTNHSYFNLAGHNTNSSELYKHRFTLNADRWTVTDTESIPTGEIRPVEGSLMDLRNSTTLGDVIDKLPAGGYDYNFCVTNANSNEKNLVAKVEHPASGRRLEVFSNQPGVQFYTANFLPAPGTAGVQGKNGSAYFKHAAFCLETQNYPDAVNHENFPNSILEPGQIYLHTVVYKFGVVA, encoded by the exons ATGGAGAAGACTAG ATCGATGGTAGCGGCAAGTTGCGAGGGATCGATAACAGTCGCGAAATGGGGATCGATCGAGGGTCGAAGCATAGAAAAATACacgttaaaaaataaatcggGTCAAGAGGTGGATATCGTAACGTACGGTGCAACGATAACGTCCGTTAGAACGCCGGATAAACATGGTAACATCGCAGACGTTGTTCTGGGCTTTGATAACATAGAAG gaTACTTGTCAAAAGACAACCCGTACTTTGGCGCGACCGTAGGAAGAGTCGCGAACCGTATAGGAGGGGCAGAGTTCGTTCTGAACGGAACGATATATCGTTTGGCTAAGAACTCGGGAAAGAACAGCCTTCACGGTGGTTTCAAGGGTTGGAACTCGAAAATATGGAACGCTACGATTCAAGGCGACCGTCTGGTGCTTTCCTTGTTGTCCGAGGATGGCGACGAAGGTTATCCCGGTGCTGCCATAGCCTCGATTACCTTCCAGCTAACCACCGACGGAGAATTACGCATCGAGATGAAAGCTTTCGTTACTAAACCAACACCTGTCAACTTGACTAATCATAGTTACTTCAATTTGGCTGGCCAT AATACTAATTCGAGCGAACTGTACAAACATCGATTCACCTTGAATGCGGATCGTTGGACGGTCACCGATACTGAAAGCATTCCCACCGGCGAAATTCGACCGGTCGAAGGTTCCCTCATGGATCTTAGAAACTCGACTACGCTTGGAGATGTGATCGATAAATTACCGGCTGGTGGTTACGATTACAATTTTTGCGTAACGAACGCTAATTCGAATGAAAAGAATCTGGTAGCTAAAGTTGAACATCCGGCTTCTGGAAGACGCTTGGAGGTTTTCTCGAATCAACCAGGTGTACAGTTTTACACGGCTAATTTTCTACCCGCACCTGGTACCGCGGGTGTTCAAGGCAAAAATGGAAGCGCGTATTTTAAACACGCAGCGTTTTGTTTAGAAACGCAAAACTATCCGGACGCTGTTAATCAT GAAAACTTCCCAAATAGCATTCTCGAACCTGGGCAAATCTATCTCCATACAGTTGTCTATAAGTTTGGAGTTGTAGCTTAA
- the LOC114879850 gene encoding galactose mutarotase-like isoform X1 has translation MYFTRLVVRCQRRTRDCDFQLLSITLFYECNVAFHISMQLTRCVAIIILRLLGSMVAASCEGSITVAKWGSIEGRSIEKYTLKNKSGQEVDIVTYGATITSVRTPDKHGNIADVVLGFDNIEGYLSKDNPYFGATVGRVANRIGGAEFVLNGTIYRLAKNSGKNSLHGGFKGWNSKIWNATIQGDRLVLSLLSEDGDEGYPGAAIASITFQLTTDGELRIEMKAFVTKPTPVNLTNHSYFNLAGHNTNSSELYKHRFTLNADRWTVTDTESIPTGEIRPVEGSLMDLRNSTTLGDVIDKLPAGGYDYNFCVTNANSNEKNLVAKVEHPASGRRLEVFSNQPGVQFYTANFLPAPGTAGVQGKNGSAYFKHAAFCLETQNYPDAVNHENFPNSILEPGQIYLHTVVYKFGVVA, from the exons ATGTATTTCACGCGCCTCGTAGTCAGATGTCAACGAAGGACGAGAGACTGTGACTTTCAGCTGCTTTCAATAACGTTGTTCTACGAGTGTAACGTTGCTTTTCACATCAGCATGCAGCTTACTCGTTGCGTTGCGATAATAATTCTTCGTTTGCTCGG ATCGATGGTAGCGGCAAGTTGCGAGGGATCGATAACAGTCGCGAAATGGGGATCGATCGAGGGTCGAAGCATAGAAAAATACacgttaaaaaataaatcggGTCAAGAGGTGGATATCGTAACGTACGGTGCAACGATAACGTCCGTTAGAACGCCGGATAAACATGGTAACATCGCAGACGTTGTTCTGGGCTTTGATAACATAGAAG gaTACTTGTCAAAAGACAACCCGTACTTTGGCGCGACCGTAGGAAGAGTCGCGAACCGTATAGGAGGGGCAGAGTTCGTTCTGAACGGAACGATATATCGTTTGGCTAAGAACTCGGGAAAGAACAGCCTTCACGGTGGTTTCAAGGGTTGGAACTCGAAAATATGGAACGCTACGATTCAAGGCGACCGTCTGGTGCTTTCCTTGTTGTCCGAGGATGGCGACGAAGGTTATCCCGGTGCTGCCATAGCCTCGATTACCTTCCAGCTAACCACCGACGGAGAATTACGCATCGAGATGAAAGCTTTCGTTACTAAACCAACACCTGTCAACTTGACTAATCATAGTTACTTCAATTTGGCTGGCCAT AATACTAATTCGAGCGAACTGTACAAACATCGATTCACCTTGAATGCGGATCGTTGGACGGTCACCGATACTGAAAGCATTCCCACCGGCGAAATTCGACCGGTCGAAGGTTCCCTCATGGATCTTAGAAACTCGACTACGCTTGGAGATGTGATCGATAAATTACCGGCTGGTGGTTACGATTACAATTTTTGCGTAACGAACGCTAATTCGAATGAAAAGAATCTGGTAGCTAAAGTTGAACATCCGGCTTCTGGAAGACGCTTGGAGGTTTTCTCGAATCAACCAGGTGTACAGTTTTACACGGCTAATTTTCTACCCGCACCTGGTACCGCGGGTGTTCAAGGCAAAAATGGAAGCGCGTATTTTAAACACGCAGCGTTTTGTTTAGAAACGCAAAACTATCCGGACGCTGTTAATCAT GAAAACTTCCCAAATAGCATTCTCGAACCTGGGCAAATCTATCTCCATACAGTTGTCTATAAGTTTGGAGTTGTAGCTTAA
- the LOC114879852 gene encoding choline/ethanolamine kinase gives MGLGNKMSEENPEMREMAARICRDYLHGVWKHVTAENITLKRISGGLSNWLYNVQLPDGTVPIRGEPRQVLLRLYGQIHGERALEGLITESVIFTLLSERRLGPKLHGIFPGGRIEEYIPARPLLTKELADPTLSSMIAEKMAQIHMMQVPISKEPTWLWDTMAKWLDTATDILENIEDIDARHLKNVNAIRAIDLGHEIAWFRFLVKQQKYPVVFCHNDMQEGNILLRQNTRKPELVLIDFEYCSYNYRGFDIANHFVEWQFDYTAAEYPFFHERTGSGPTKEHKLNFVRSYLKTMGKEGPSEEERIMMEIKIFSLASHLFWGLWSIVNAKLSEIPFGYWDYAVSRLKNYQYLKEKIMVSGPPTINNEITEKKTTVVD, from the exons ATGGGTCTAGGAAACAAG ATGTCCGAAGAGAACCCAGAGATGCGGGAAATGGCAGCGCGCATATGTCGAGACTACCTTCACGGGGTATGGAAGCACGTTACCGCGGAGAACATTACACTGAAACGTATCAG CGGCGGCCTCAGCAACTGGCTGTACAACGTTCAGTTACCCGACGGTACGGTACCGATTCGAGGGGAACCACGCCAAGTTTTGTTAAGGCTGTACGGTCAAATACACGGCGAAAGAGCTCTCGAAGGATTGATCACGGAATCGGTGATTTTTACGTTGCTGTCGGAAAGGCGGCTCGGACCAAAGTTACACGGCATATTTCCAGGCGGCCGAATCGAAGAGTACATACCTGCTAGACCGTTGCTCACCAAGGAGTTGGCCGATCCTACATTGAGCTCGATGATCGCCGAGAAAATGGCTCAGATTCATATGATGCAAGTCCCCATAAGCAAGGAACCCACTTGGCTTTGGGACACCATGGCCAAATGGCTGGACACGGCTACCGATATCCTGGAAAATATAGAAGATATAGACGCGCGACACCTGAAGAACGTAAACGCGATACGGGCGATCGACTTGGGTCACGAGATCGCTTGGTTCAG GTTTCTCGTAAAGCAACAAAAATATCCGGTCGTGTTTTGTCACAACGATATGCAAGAGGGTAACATACTGCTACGACAAAACACACGGAAGCCGGAACTGGTTCTTATCGACTTTGAATACTGTTCCTATAATTATCGAGGATTCGACATAGCGAATCATTTCGTCGAGTGGCAGTTCGATTATACGGCAGCGGAATATCCTTTCTTTCACGAACGCACAGGATCTGGTCCTACGAAAGAACATAAG CTCAACTTTGTAAGAAGTTACTTGAAAACGATGGGCAAAGAAGGACCGTCAGAAGAGGAGCGAATCATGATGGAAATCAAGATATTTTCCTTGGCTAGTCACTTATTCTGGGGCCTGTGGAGTATCGTCAATGCAAAACTCTCCGAGATCCCATTCGGATACTGG GATTATGCGGTTTCTCGACTAAAAAATTACCAATACTTGAAGGAGAAGATCATGGTGTCGGGACCACCGACGATAAACAACGAGATTACCGAGAAGAAAACAACGGTGGTAGATTGA
- the LOC114879816 gene encoding kanadaptin, producing the protein MEVEISPDELAPKSNENITTSDSCPSGDKAEEESQVIEKEMSTTDSSLSDASKEHSMELTENYAADSSEDSNFKKPTVLIDAKRFRSVSKTSVSVNQCSSESSDHSSDQLDSKDPPFPYKEPPWGGKSEQEYKMEVLKSGVIVETILLNEQSFYIIGRLPSCHVSLGHPTISRYHAVLQYRSREDGENFKGFYIYDLGSTHGTYWNGNRIKPYIYVRIRGGHMLRFGCSQRKYILQAPPDDQEEESQYSVSELKEMKVLQMEKQRINKELEGTAQEKESDGIDWGMGEDADEETDLQENPYACITDEDLVLDDPKKTLRGWFEREGYDLQYQTEEKGIGQFLCWVDLPMEDIVGHTVRAEAVVKGKKKEAVVQCALEACKILDKYGLLRQANHEARKRKTRNWEAEDYYDSDEDNFLDRTGSVEKKREQRMRLAGKLEDKAETYDSLLEKHKQVTKRISQLSTSIENWHNASNKEKEAPEEDALDAFMSSLNSSSLTKNDIAKMKVELQNLRKEEASLIKLLNLTRPANLPPLVSSNVNAEQITHRGKATETVTQGSSEVNKIQDSLIRRTKEKHANQRAHVDRKSFVPSTTNDTRTEAESEEEVDSEDDNELISSRASPKETEESSKPSPDSVKESSEAKEAKGKQPQREVKVTKKRRQEQEKVNYDQDIYTDNYSMWVPPQNQAGDGKTSLNEKYGY; encoded by the exons ATGGAAGTCGAAATAAGTCCTGATGAATTAGCGCCAAAATCGAATGAAAACATAACAACGTCGGACAGTTGTCCAAGTGGCGATAAAGCCGAAGAAGAGAGTCAGGtgattgaaaaagaaatgtcTACTACTGATTCTAGCCTTTCCGACGCGTCGAAAGAACACAGTATGGAATTGACGGAAAATTACGCAGCCGATTCGTCCGAGGATTCTAATTTCAAAAAACCGACCGTGTTAATTGATGCGAAACGTTTTCGATCAGTAAGTAAAACGTCGGTATCTGTAAATCAATGTTCGTCCGAAAGCAGTGATCATTCTTCGGATCAACTAGACTCAAAAGATCCTCCCTTTCCGTACAAAGAACCACCTTGGGGAGGGAAATCAGAACAGGAGTATAAAATGGAGGTGTTAAAGTCTGGAGTCATCGTAGAGACAATCTTACTGAACGAACAAAGTTTTTATATCATTGGACGGTTACCATCGTGTCACGTATCGCTTGGTCATCCAACTATTTCAAGATATCATGCCGTTTTACAATACAGATCCAGAGAAGACGGGGAAAATTTCAAAGGATTTTACATTTACGATCTAGGAAGTACTCATGGAACATATTGGAATGGAAATCGTATAAAACCTTATATTTATGTAAGAATACGAGGAGGTCATATGCTCAGATTTGGTTGTAGTCAAAGGAAATACATTTTGCAAGCACCTCCGGATGATCAAGAAGAAGAATCGCAATATAGCGTATCAGAGTTAAAG GAAATGAAAGTATTGCAAATGGAGAAACaacgaataaataaagaaCTCGAAGGAACCGCTCAAGAGAAAGAAAGCGATGGTATCGATTGGGGTATGGGAGAGGACGCGGACGAGGAGACGGATTTACAAGAAAATCCGTATGCTTGCATTACCGACGAGGATTTAGTCTTAGACGATCCTAAGAAAACTCTCCGAGGATGGTTCGAAAGGGAAGGATACGATCTTCAGTATCAGACAGAAGAAAAGGGGATTGGACAATTTTTATGCTGGGTAGA TCTACCCATGGAGGACATCGTTGGTCATACCGTTAGAGCAGAAGCTGTTGTCAAgggtaaaaagaaagaagcagTTGTGCAGTGTGCACTGGAAGCGTGTAAAATTTTGGACAAATATGGCTTGTTGAGACAAGCGAATCACG AGgcgaggaaaagaaaaacaaggaATTGGGAAGCTGAGGATTATTATGATTCCGATGAAGACAACTTCCTTGATAGAACCGGGTCGGTCGAGAAGAAACGAGAACAGAGGATGCGATTAGCTGGCAAATTAGAGGATAAAGCAGAAACGTATGATTCGTTG CTTGAAAAACACAAACAAGTTACAAAACGAATCTCGCAATTGTCGACTTCAATTGAAAATTGGCACAATGCGAGTAATAAAGAGAAGGAAGCACCGGAAGAGGATGCGTTGGATGCTTTCATGTCCAGCTTGAATTCTTCCTCTTTGACTAAAAACGATATTGCTAAGATGAAAGTAGAATTACAGAATCTTCGTAAAGAGGAAGCGAGTTTAATCAAGTTATTAAATTTGACTCGGCCTGCGAATTTACCTCCTCTAGTTTCTTCCAACGTTAACGCAGAACAAATCACGCATCGCGGTAAAGCGACCGAAACTGTTACCCAAGGATCGTCGGAAGTAAACAAAATTCAAGATTCCTTGATTCGACGTACAAAG GAAAAACATGCGAATCAACGAGCACACGTAGATCGTAAGTCGTTCGTACCAAGTACAACCAACGATACAAGGACGGAAGCAGAATCTGAAGAGGAAGTGGATAGCGAGGACGATAACGAATTGATTTCGTCACGTGCTTCACCAAAAGAAACCGAGGAAAGTTCGAAACCTTCCCCTGATAGTGTAAAGGAATCTTCCGAAGCAAAAGAAGCAAAGGGAAAGCAACCTCAGCGTGAAGTTAAAGTAACGAAAAAACGGCGACAAGAGCAAGAAAAAGTTAATTACGATCAGGACATTTATACGGACAATTATTCGATGTGGGTTCCTCCACAAAATCAAGCAGGGGATGGGAAAACGAGTCTTAACGAAAAGTATGGTTATTGA
- the LOC114879252 gene encoding uncharacterized protein LOC114879252, with the protein MDYPEGQYQVSYFRTMWTAVASMGWYILALVICCWYASPYIRERYTRWKLRKGEEDYAAKFHKNPDLLQDRLSALEASRQRMQEKYYQKCVRSKEEEREKEIRKEASRLIDSSSTGHRLGSASDESTFVQKKSKSLKGDYNPLMGDNSRGYRPPKRSCCGKGGCG; encoded by the exons ATGGATTATCCAGAGGGGCAGTATCAAGTATCTTATTTCAGAACGA TGTGGACTGCAGTCGCATCTATGGGATGGTATATTCTTGCACTGGTCATCTGTTGTTGGTACGCCTCTCCATATATTCGGGAAAGGTATACAAGATGGAAGTTGAGGAAAGGCGAGGAGGATTATGCTGCAAAATTCCATAAAA ATCCAGATCTATTGCAAGATAGACTATCAGCTTTAGAAGCTTCCCGGCAAAGAATGCAAGAAAAGTATTATCAAAAATGTGTGCGAtcaaaggaagaagaaagagag AAGGAAATAAGGAAAGAAGCATCGAGGTTGATCGACAGCAGTTCGACTGGTCATCGACTAGGAAGCGCTAGCGATGAATCTACGTTTGTACAAAAGAAATCGAAATCATTGAAAGGAG ATTATAATCCATTAATGGGCGACAATTCTAGAGGATACCGACCTCCGAAACGGAGCTGCTGCGGCAAAGGCGGTTGCGGCTAA